In Agrobacterium sp. RAC06, a single window of DNA contains:
- the rpsT gene encoding 30S ribosomal protein S20, which yields MANTTSAKKATRKIAARTAVNKARRSRVRGFIRKVEEAIASGDAAVAKDALQAAQPEIQRAATKGVVHANTASRKISRLAARVKALAV from the coding sequence ATGGCCAACACAACTTCGGCGAAGAAGGCGACCCGCAAGATCGCTGCCCGTACTGCAGTCAACAAGGCTCGTCGTTCGCGGGTCCGTGGTTTCATCCGCAAGGTCGAAGAAGCCATCGCTTCCGGCGACGCAGCTGTTGCCAAGGACGCCCTGCAGGCTGCTCAGCCTGAGATCCAGCGCGCTGCCACCAAGGGTGTGGTTCACGCCAACACCGCATCGCGGAAGATCTCGCGTCTGGCCGCTCGTGTGAAGGCCCTGGCTGTCTAA
- the dnaA gene encoding chromosomal replication initiator protein DnaA, with protein MHMNSMTAGALANGDNAHSALGAACSEGAGDNAEMKHDALFDRFSKRLKAQVGVDVYQSWFGRLKLHSASKSVVRLTVPTTFLKSWINNRYLDLITSIFQAEDPSILKVEIMVRSASRSTRGPVVEERSVGSDVSQPTSPRKTGPQTVGQIASAQTQAPSNARTTQAGPLFGSPLDSRYTFDGFVEGSSNRVALAAAKTIAEAGAGAVRFNPLFIHSSVGLGKTHLLQAIANAAIQSPRQPRVVYLTAEYFMWRFATAIRDNDALTLKDSLRNIDLLIIDDMQFLQGKMIQHEFCHLLNMLLDSAKQVVVAADRAPWELESLDPRVRSRLQGGVAIEMEAPDYDMRLDMMKSRLDVARKDDPSIDIPAEILEHVARNITSSGRDLEGAFNQLLFRRSFEPNLSIERVDELLAHLVGAGDQKRVRIEDIQRVVARHYNVSRQELVSNRRTRVIVKPRQIAMYLSKTLTPRSFPEIGRRFGGRDHTTVLHAVRKIEELISADQKLSQEIELLRRLINE; from the coding sequence ATGCATATGAACTCTATGACGGCCGGTGCGTTGGCGAACGGGGACAATGCACATTCGGCGCTCGGCGCCGCATGCTCCGAAGGGGCAGGAGACAATGCCGAGATGAAGCATGATGCTCTGTTTGATCGTTTCAGCAAGCGGCTCAAGGCTCAGGTGGGTGTGGACGTATACCAGAGCTGGTTTGGGCGTCTGAAGCTGCACTCAGCATCGAAAAGCGTGGTGCGCCTGACCGTACCGACGACATTTCTGAAGTCGTGGATCAACAACCGTTACCTCGACCTGATCACGTCGATCTTCCAGGCTGAAGATCCGTCGATCCTGAAGGTTGAAATCATGGTGCGCAGCGCTAGCCGCAGCACCCGTGGTCCTGTCGTCGAGGAGCGTTCGGTCGGATCGGACGTCAGCCAGCCGACTTCGCCGCGCAAGACCGGACCGCAGACCGTAGGCCAGATCGCCTCGGCCCAGACCCAGGCACCGTCGAACGCCCGTACCACACAGGCAGGTCCGCTGTTCGGCTCGCCACTCGACAGCCGCTATACCTTCGATGGTTTCGTGGAAGGGTCCTCGAACCGCGTGGCGCTCGCAGCTGCCAAGACGATCGCTGAAGCCGGCGCCGGCGCCGTGCGCTTCAACCCGCTCTTCATCCATTCGTCCGTCGGCCTCGGCAAGACGCACCTGTTGCAGGCCATCGCCAATGCCGCAATCCAGAGCCCGCGGCAGCCGCGCGTCGTCTATCTCACGGCAGAATACTTCATGTGGCGTTTCGCAACCGCGATCCGCGACAATGATGCCCTGACGCTGAAGGACTCGCTGCGCAATATCGACCTTCTGATCATCGACGACATGCAGTTCCTGCAGGGTAAGATGATCCAGCATGAGTTCTGCCATCTCTTGAACATGCTGCTCGACAGTGCCAAGCAGGTCGTCGTCGCCGCCGACCGTGCGCCCTGGGAACTGGAATCGCTCGATCCGCGCGTTCGTTCGCGCCTGCAGGGTGGCGTCGCCATCGAGATGGAAGCGCCCGATTACGACATGCGCCTCGACATGATGAAGTCGCGCCTCGACGTCGCCCGCAAGGACGATCCGTCGATCGACATCCCCGCCGAGATCCTGGAGCATGTGGCCCGCAACATCACCAGCAGCGGCCGCGATCTGGAAGGCGCCTTCAACCAGTTGCTCTTCCGCCGCTCCTTCGAGCCGAACCTGTCGATCGAGCGCGTTGACGAACTGCTCGCTCACCTCGTCGGCGCCGGTGATCAGAAGCGCGTGCGCATCGAGGACATTCAGCGCGTCGTGGCCCGTCATTACAACGTCTCGCGCCAGGAACTTGTATCGAACCGCCGCACCCGCGTGATCGTCAAGCCGCGCCAGATTGCCATGTATCTGTCGAAGACGCTCACCCCGCGCTCCTTCCCGGAGATCGGTCGTCGCTTCGGTGGACGTGATCACACGACCGTACTGCATGCCGTCCGCAAGATCGAAGAGCTGATCTCGGCAGACCAGAAGCTGTCGCAGGAGATCGAACTTCTGCGCCGTCTGATAAACGAGTAA
- a CDS encoding enoyl-CoA hydratase: MSFETLLIERRDRVALVTLNRPQALNALNSTVMRELSQLLAELQADATVGAVVLTGSEKAFAAGADIKEMQSLGFVDTYTGDFIGGWDHIAGFRKPFIAAVSGFALGGGCELAMMCDFIIASKTAKFGQPEITLGIIPGMGGSQRLTRAVGKAKAMDLCLTGRMMDAAEAESAGLVARVVEPERLLDEALEAAAKIASFSLPSVMMAKEAVNRAFEQTLGEGLRFERRLFHSLFATEDQKEGMAAFVEKRKPAFKHR, translated from the coding sequence ATGTCATTTGAAACCCTGCTGATCGAACGGCGCGACCGTGTTGCGCTGGTGACGCTCAACCGGCCCCAGGCACTGAATGCCCTGAACTCGACGGTCATGCGTGAGCTAAGCCAGCTTCTCGCCGAGCTGCAGGCCGACGCGACCGTCGGTGCTGTGGTGCTCACGGGCTCGGAAAAGGCCTTCGCTGCCGGTGCTGACATCAAGGAAATGCAGTCGCTTGGTTTCGTCGACACGTATACCGGTGACTTCATCGGCGGATGGGATCACATCGCCGGCTTCCGCAAGCCCTTCATCGCCGCGGTCTCCGGTTTCGCACTCGGCGGCGGCTGTGAGCTCGCCATGATGTGCGACTTCATCATCGCCTCGAAGACTGCAAAGTTCGGCCAGCCCGAGATCACCCTTGGCATCATTCCCGGCATGGGCGGCTCCCAGCGCCTGACCCGCGCCGTCGGCAAGGCCAAGGCCATGGATCTCTGTCTGACCGGCCGCATGATGGATGCCGCGGAAGCGGAAAGTGCCGGCCTGGTGGCGCGCGTCGTCGAGCCCGAGCGCCTGCTGGACGAGGCGCTGGAAGCGGCAGCCAAGATTGCCTCCTTCTCGCTGCCTTCAGTGATGATGGCGAAGGAGGCCGTGAACCGCGCCTTCGAGCAGACCCTGGGCGAAGGCTTGCGCTTCGAACGCCGGCTGTTTCATTCGCTGTTTGCGACGGAAGACCAGAAGGAGGGCATGGCGGCCTTCGTTGAGAAGCGGAAGCCCGCCTTCAAGCATAGATAA